In one Apostichopus japonicus isolate 1M-3 chromosome 18, ASM3797524v1, whole genome shotgun sequence genomic region, the following are encoded:
- the LOC139958540 gene encoding uncharacterized protein — MSEFIQKPSEPANNNVAWGFPGCDALSDDSLRIKFGDFEVQPMDNDKVIVYLDDLVFVDGVLVEGSSGLPSVPSNNNNHSIPLPSTTTTLEDQPTDQEQQLQESQQSSPTEELRATVALCNQTIADLVDKKLLKFEKAQRGIFKKRSVSHHRERDDVIRVLNRLSEESRQVVKIHHDMASQLKIKQRDQTILKKAVTSFGKEIKSNSAARRVMKGDLGSKTAQCRELENQLKETNSRWNDRLAAKEQECQRHKKKEMNMTHLLRENSQTLDIVSSELNNANTKMTSLLEDNQQLKIQMTSLQITADKTEYDLQNSLRFKDKLHAEKSFLESGVKNLEEKLRSQRQFFCEQEETLRKQWGEMLLIKERDCERYKKEMENMAITLNKSNSVVYKLTAELSNAKKELTSLRNNNRSLKKTMKVLEKSLEKVKQNLTTVNAEHEANMQYLESELKTMEEKFISERKIHSEEAKVIREIHEEEMTCMKGRMDSQIAAKDELIQSLQSGMKALEDKLKEQRLVHQDEVKDLEREYEMKIGDGKIITEKVIGENNELRNKLEELSQSYRDVMEHSKEMIHEMKTTQYMGEITQLEENLDKEKSQLQHQMDRMAEYYNKMVEEKENKLICYEQKMQETLNQIEDLKKAVSRENEFKLKADELQRQLNGMKNLTEEHELLQVRLFLETCCSNAAIEELTATFQQEKLSYESKYEKELSQTRYDYDVLVRNSKQHKEENDEAKKKLIDLFQKCDGTGLQQDQEEMQSERAGEHRDSLMKHREEMPDIDKGSHSQLSFLVCELDQYLIHWNQFTHPVGRELVQQNKENTDELIALEEQIKRLEKTNIDLQKDSEYKADHLRQNNKQLQKRFLNLQDKHADLRQQYDKMKNRVHVKTDGLLTSKRGQGLLSDNDVASDRDVRVTQLKGELNEKTKEQEEMRSLIRWLKKDLYKTNNDLIQLKKENSELVSSNEKVISDKDKLERELQQWIHQASSMRKNDVHAMHRAMQLKEAERVKTHAKMNFIQMKKKNMWNEQEMERLQAIVTEREEEFKRISRDLADRESDVTALLSELDKAEMKVKEKTKEMKRMQKQMDEIEKDNRDLQEEIMAYENT; from the exons AAGAGAGTCAGCAAAG CTCACCTACCGAAGAACTGCGTGCAACAGTCGCTCTCTGCAACCAAACCATCGCCGACCTCGTCGACAAGAAACTTCTAAAGTTTGAAAAGGCTCAGCGTGGAATATTCAAAAAGCGATCGGTCAGCCATCACCGAGAGCGGGATGACGTCATACGCGTCCTAAATCGGCTTAGCGAAGAAAGCCGTCAAGTGGTGAAGATCCATCACGATATGGCCAGTCAGCTGAAAATCAAGCAACGGGATCAGACGATCCTTAAGAAAGCTGTGACCAGTTTCGGCAAAGAGATAAAATCCAATTCTGCCGCGCGTCGAGTAATGAAGGGTGACCTCGGGTCAAAGACCGCACAGTGTCGAGAGCTGGAGAATCAGCTCAAGGAGACCAATTCGAGGTGGAATGACAGACTTGCTGCTAAGGAGCAGGAGTGTCAACGACACAAGAAGAAGGAGATGAATATGACTCACTTATTACGAGAAAATAGTCAAACCTTAGATATCGTCAGCTCGGAGCTCAACAACGCTAACACCAAAATGACGTCATTACTGGAAGACAACCAGCAGCTCAAGATCCAGATGACGTCACTCCAGATTACTGCTGATAAGACCGAGTACGATCTTCAGAATTCTCTGAGATTCAAAGATAAACTACACGCTGAAAAGTCTTTTCTTGAATCCGGAGTAAAGAATCTGGAGGAAAAACTGAGATCACAGAGGCAGTTCTTTTGTGAGCAAGAGGAAACCCTACGCAAGCAATGGGGAGAAATGCTTCTCATAAAGGAGAGAGATTGTGAGAGGTACAAGAAAGAGATGGAAAACATGGCCATTACTTTAAACAAGAGCAATAGCGTTGTTTATAAACTCACTGCCGAGCTTAGCAACGCTAAGAAAGAACTTACATCATTGCGAAACAATAACCGGAGTCTAAAGAAGACTATGAAGGTTTTAGAGAAAAGTCTGGAGAAAGTTAAACAGAACTTAACTACTGTTAATGCCGAGCATGAAGCTAACATGCAGTACCTCGAATCGGAACTAAAGACCATGGAAGAAAAGTTTATTTCAGAAAGAAAGATTCATAGTGAAGAGGCAAAAGTCATTAGAGAGATTCACGAAGAGGAGATGACTTGCATGAAAGGGCGAATGGATTCTCAGATTGCTGCCAAAGATGAATTAATTCAAAGTCTCCAGTCCGGGATGAAAGCACTAGAAGATAAATTGAAAGAACAAAGACTGGTTCATCAAGATGAAGTGAAGGACCTTGAGAGAGAATACGAGATGAAGATCGGAGACGGAAAGATTATTACGGAGAAAGTAATCGGAGAAAATAACGAGCTGCGTAATAAGCTGGAAGAATTGAGTCAGTCTTACAGAGATGTGATGGAACACAGTAAGGAGATGATCCATGAGATGAAAACAACTCAATACATGGGTGAGATTACTCAGCTTGAGGAAAATCTTGACAAAGAGAAGTCTCAATTGCAACATCAGATGGACAGAATGGCagaatattataacaaaatggttgaagagaaagaaaacaaactgaTATGCTATGAACAGAAAATGCAAGAAACTCTCAATCAGATCGAGGATCTGAAGAAGGCTGTATCGAGAGAGAATGAATTCAAACTGAAAGCAGACGAACTACAAAGACAATTGAACGGGATGAAGAATTTAACAGAAGAACACGAACTGCTACAAGTTCGTTTATTCCTTGAGACCTGCTGCAGTAACGCTGCCATTGAAGAATTAACAGCAACCTTTCAACAAGAAAAATTAAGTTATGAGTCTAAGTACGAAAAGGAACTTAGCCAGACAAGATATGACTACGACGTTCTTGTAAGGAACAGTAAACAACATAAAGAGGAAAATGATGAAGCAAAGAAGAAGCTGATTGATCTCTTCCAGAAATGTGACGGTACCGGCTTGCAACAAGACCAAGAAGAAATGCAATCTGAAAGAGCAGGGGAACATAGAGATTCTTTAATGAAACACAGAGAAGAAATGCCTGACATAGACAAGGGTTCACATTCACAGCTATCTTTCCTGGTATGTGAACTTGATCAATATCTCATTCATTGGAATCAGTTCACGCATCCTGTAGGAAGGGAACTTGTACAACAAAACAAGGAGAATACAGATGAGTTGATTGCACTTGAGGAACAAATAAAACGTCTGGAAAAGACTAACATTGATCTTCAGAAAGATTCAGAATATAAAGCAGATCACTTACGtcaaaataacaaacaattacAAAAGAGGTTCTTAAATCTACAGGACAAACATGCAGATCTCAGGCAACAATACGATAAAATGAAAAACAGGGTGCATGTGAAGACTGATGGGTTGTTAACATCGAAGCGAGGTCAGGGTCTTTTGTCGGATAATGACGTAGCATCTGATCGTGACGTCAGAGTGACGCAACTTAAAGGAGAACTGAATGAGAAGACCAAGGAGCAGGAGGAGATGAGATCGTTGATTCGTTGGTTGAAGAAAGACTTATACAAAACTAACAACGATTTGATACAACTCAAGAAAGAAAATAGTGAACTTGTTAGTAGTAATGAGAAAGTTATTAGTGATAAGGATAAGTTGGAGAGAGAATTGCAGCAATGGATTCATCAAGCTTCATCGATGAGGAAAAACGATGTTCACGCAATGCACAGAGCTATGCAGTTAAAAGAAGCGGAGCGTGTTAAGACTCATGCAAAAATGAATTTcatacaaatgaaaaagaaaaatatgtggaaCGAGCAGGAAATGGAAAGATTACAGGCAATCGTCACGGAGAGGGAGGAAGAATTCAAAAGGATTAGCCGTGATTTGGCGGATCGTGAGAGTGACGTCACAGCTCTGCTCAGTGAGTTAGACAAAGCAGA GATGAAAGTTAAAGAGAAAACGAAGGAGATGAAGAGGATGCAGAAGCAAATGGATGAAATCGAGAAAGATAACAGAGATCTACAGGAGGAGATCATGGCTTATGAAAATacttaa